A single genomic interval of Streptococcus oralis subsp. dentisani harbors:
- the cvfB gene encoding RNA-binding virulence regulatory protein CvfB: MNTNLASFIVGLIIDENDRFYFVQKDGQTYALAKEEGQHTVGDTVKGFAYTDMKQKLRLTTLEVTATQDQFGWGTVTEVRKDLGVFVDTGLPDKEIVVSLDILPELKELWPKKGDQLYIRLEVDKKDRIWGLLAYQEDFQRLARPAYNNMQNQNWPAIVYRLKLSGTFVYLPENNMLGFIHPSERYAEPRLGQVLEARVIGFREVDRTLNLSLKPRSFEMLENDAQMILTYLESNGGFMTLNDKSSPEDIKATFGISKGQFKKVLGGLMKAGKIKQDQFGTELI; this comes from the coding sequence ATGAATACAAATCTTGCAAGTTTTATCGTTGGACTCATCATTGATGAAAATGACCGTTTTTACTTTGTGCAAAAGGATGGTCAAACCTATGCACTTGCCAAGGAAGAAGGTCAACATACAGTAGGGGATACGGTCAAAGGTTTTGCCTACACGGACATGAAGCAAAAACTTCGCCTGACAACCTTAGAAGTGACTGCGACTCAGGACCAATTTGGTTGGGGAACCGTAACAGAAGTTCGTAAGGACTTGGGTGTCTTTGTGGATACCGGTCTACCCGATAAGGAAATTGTGGTTTCGCTTGATATTCTCCCTGAGCTCAAGGAACTCTGGCCAAAGAAGGGGGATCAACTCTACATCCGTCTTGAAGTGGACAAGAAAGACCGAATCTGGGGCCTCTTGGCTTATCAGGAAGACTTCCAGCGTCTGGCTCGTCCTGCTTACAACAACATGCAGAATCAAAACTGGCCAGCCATTGTTTATCGTCTCAAGCTGTCAGGGACTTTTGTTTACCTACCAGAGAATAACATGCTTGGTTTCATTCACCCAAGTGAGCGCTATGCAGAGCCACGTTTAGGACAAGTATTAGAAGCGCGTGTCATTGGTTTCCGTGAGGTTGACCGCACTCTGAACCTCTCCCTTAAACCACGTTCTTTTGAGATGTTGGAAAATGATGCCCAGATGATTTTGACTTACTTGGAAAGCAATGGCGGTTTCATGACCTTGAATGATAAGTCATCCCCTGAGGACATCAAGGCAACCTTTGGCATTTCTAAAGGTCAGTTCAAGAAAGTACTCGGTGGCTTGATGAAGGCTGGAAAAATCAAGCAAGATCAGTTTGGTACAGAGTTGATTTAG
- the frr gene encoding ribosome recycling factor — protein sequence MANAIVEKAKERMTQSHQSLAREFGGIRAGRANASLLDRIHVEYYGVETPLNQIASITIPEARVLLVTPFDKSSLKDIERALNASDLGITPANDGSVIRLVIPALTEETRRDLAKEVKKVGENAKVAVRNIRRDAMDEAKKQEKAKEITEDELKTLEKDIQKVTDDAVKHIDDMTANKEKELLEV from the coding sequence ATGGCTAACGCAATTGTAGAAAAAGCTAAAGAGAGAATGACCCAGTCTCACCAATCACTTGCTCGTGAATTTGGTGGTATCCGTGCCGGTCGTGCCAACGCAAGCTTGCTAGACCGTATCCACGTAGAATACTATGGAGTCGAAACTCCTCTTAACCAAATCGCTTCTATCACTATTCCAGAAGCGCGTGTCTTGTTGGTAACACCATTTGACAAGTCTTCATTGAAAGACATCGAACGTGCCTTGAACGCTTCTGATCTTGGTATTACACCAGCTAACGATGGTTCTGTAATCCGCTTGGTTATCCCTGCTCTTACAGAAGAAACTCGTCGTGACCTTGCTAAAGAAGTGAAGAAGGTCGGTGAGAATGCTAAAGTGGCTGTCCGCAATATCCGACGTGATGCTATGGATGAAGCTAAGAAACAAGAAAAAGCAAAAGAAATCACTGAAGACGAATTGAAGACTCTTGAAAAAGATATTCAAAAAGTAACAGACGATGCTGTTAAACACATCGACGATATGACTGCCAATAAAGAAAAAGAACTTTTGGAAGTCTAA
- the pyrH gene encoding UMP kinase: MANPKYKRILIKLSGEALAGERGVGIDIQTVQKIAREIQEVHSLGIEIALVIGGGNLWRGEPAAEAGMDRVQADYTGMLGTVMNALVMADSLQQVGVDTRVQTAISMQQVAEPYVRGRALRHLEKGRIVIFGAGIGSPYFSTDTTAALRAAEIEADAILMAKNGVDGVYNADPKKDKTAVKFEELTHRDVINKGLRIMDSTASTLSMDNDIDLVVFNMNQPGNIKRVVFGENIGTTVSNNIEEKE; the protein is encoded by the coding sequence ATGGCGAATCCCAAGTATAAACGTATTTTAATCAAGTTATCAGGTGAGGCTCTTGCAGGTGAACGTGGCGTAGGGATTGATATCCAAACAGTTCAAAAAATCGCAAGAGAGATTCAAGAAGTTCATAGCTTAGGTATCGAAATTGCCCTTGTTATTGGTGGAGGAAATCTCTGGCGTGGAGAACCTGCAGCAGAAGCAGGAATGGACCGCGTTCAGGCAGATTACACTGGAATGCTTGGGACCGTGATGAATGCTCTTGTAATGGCAGATTCATTGCAGCAAGTTGGTGTTGATACGCGTGTGCAAACAGCTATTTCTATGCAACAAGTGGCTGAGCCTTACGTACGTGGACGTGCTCTTCGCCACCTTGAAAAAGGCCGTATCGTTATCTTTGGTGCTGGAATTGGTTCACCTTACTTCTCAACAGATACAACAGCAGCTCTTCGTGCGGCTGAAATCGAAGCGGATGCCATTCTTATGGCTAAAAATGGCGTAGATGGTGTTTATAATGCCGATCCTAAGAAAGACAAAACAGCCGTTAAGTTTGAAGAATTGACCCACCGTGATGTTATCAACAAAGGTCTTCGTATCATGGACTCAACAGCTTCAACCCTCTCTATGGACAACGACATTGACTTGGTTGTCTTTAACATGAACCAACCAGGCAACATCAAACGTGTCGTATTTGGTGAAAATATCGGAACAACAGTTTCAAACAATATCGAAGAAAAGGAATAA
- the trmFO gene encoding methylenetetrahydrofolate--tRNA-(uracil(54)-C(5))-methyltransferase (FADH(2)-oxidizing) TrmFO, translating into MSQSHINVIGAGLAGSEAAYQIAERGIPVKLYEMRGVKSTPQHKTDNFAELVCSNSLRGDALTNAVGLLKEEMRRLGSVILESAEATRVPAGGALAVDRDGFSQMVTKKVANHPLIEVVRDEITELPTDVITVVATGPLTSDALAEKIHALNDGDGFYFYDAAAPIIDVNTIDMSKVYLKSRYDKGEAAYLNAPMTKQEFMDFHEALVHAEEVPLNSFEKEKYFEGCMPIEVMAKRGIKTMLYGPMKPVGLEYPDDYTGPRDGEFKTPYAVVQLRQDNAAGSLYNIVGFQTHLKWGEQKRVFQMIPGLENAEFVRYGVMHRNSYMDSPNLLEQTYRSKKQPNLFFAGQMTGVEGYVESAASGLVAGINAARLFKGESAAIFPETTAIGSLAHYITHADSKHFQPMNVNFGIIKELEGERIRDKKARYEKIEERALSDLEEFLTV; encoded by the coding sequence ATGTCTCAATCTCATATCAATGTTATCGGAGCAGGTTTAGCAGGTTCTGAAGCAGCCTACCAAATCGCAGAGCGTGGTATTCCAGTTAAACTCTATGAAATGCGTGGTGTCAAGTCAACACCCCAGCACAAAACAGACAATTTTGCCGAGTTGGTCTGTTCCAATTCTCTTCGTGGGGATGCTCTGACAAATGCGGTTGGGCTCCTCAAGGAAGAAATGCGTCGCTTGGGTTCTGTTATCTTGGAATCTGCTGAGGCTACACGTGTTCCTGCGGGGGGTGCCCTTGCGGTGGATCGAGATGGTTTCTCCCAGATGGTGACTAAGAAAGTGGCCAACCACCCCTTGATTGAGGTGGTTCGTGATGAAATTACAGAATTGCCGACAGATGTTATTACAGTGGTCGCTACTGGTCCTTTGACCAGCGATGCTCTAGCTGAGAAGATTCATGCCCTTAATGACGGCGATGGATTCTATTTCTACGACGCGGCGGCGCCTATTATCGATGTCAATACTATCGATATGAGCAAGGTCTATCTCAAGTCTCGTTATGACAAGGGAGAGGCAGCCTACCTCAATGCTCCAATGACCAAGCAAGAGTTTATGGATTTTCATGAAGCCTTGGTCCATGCGGAAGAAGTACCGCTCAATTCTTTTGAAAAAGAAAAGTACTTTGAAGGTTGTATGCCTATCGAAGTCATGGCTAAGCGTGGCATTAAAACCATGCTTTATGGTCCTATGAAACCAGTTGGTCTGGAGTATCCAGACGATTATACAGGCCCTCGTGACGGGGAGTTCAAAACACCGTATGCAGTTGTCCAGCTTCGTCAGGATAATGCGGCTGGTAGTCTCTACAATATCGTCGGTTTCCAAACCCACCTCAAATGGGGAGAACAAAAGCGTGTCTTCCAAATGATTCCAGGTCTTGAAAATGCGGAGTTTGTTCGTTATGGTGTCATGCACCGCAATTCTTACATGGATTCACCAAATCTTCTCGAGCAAACCTACCGTTCTAAGAAACAACCCAATCTCTTCTTTGCAGGTCAGATGACGGGTGTGGAAGGCTATGTTGAGTCAGCAGCGTCAGGCTTGGTTGCAGGTATTAACGCGGCTCGACTCTTCAAGGGAGAAAGCGCAGCTATCTTCCCAGAGACCACAGCGATTGGAAGTCTAGCTCATTACATCACTCATGCAGATAGCAAACATTTCCAACCAATGAACGTCAATTTTGGGATTATCAAGGAGTTGGAAGGCGAGCGTATCCGTGATAAGAAGGCTCGTTATGAAAAAATTGAAGAGCGCGCTCTTTCTGACTTAGAGGAATTTTTAACGGTCTAA
- a CDS encoding LPXTG cell wall anchor domain-containing protein, translated as MSASISASNNSGSGSGSTSTSNDSASQSVSASVSASQSASASISASNNSGSGSGSTSTSNGSGDASTSASTSASLSNSVSASISASQSASTSLSDSVSTSASLSDSASISSALNHSQAPAQQPAGPGRSNGRKLPNTGTASNQFAGLGLGVAALATASLLGKKKKSAASEMDLED; from the coding sequence GTGTCTGCCTCAATCAGTGCAAGCAACAACTCAGGTAGCGGTTCAGGTTCAACAAGCACAAGCAATGACTCAGCAAGTCAATCAGTTTCAGCATCTGTATCAGCTAGCCAAAGCGCATCAGCTTCAATCAGTGCAAGCAACAACTCAGGTAGCGGTTCAGGTTCAACAAGTACAAGCAATGGTTCAGGCGATGCCTCAACTTCAGCAAGTACTTCAGCAAGCTTGAGCAACAGCGTATCTGCATCAATTAGTGCGAGCCAATCAGCAAGCACAAGCTTGAGCGACAGCGTAAGTACCTCAGCTAGCTTGTCTGACAGTGCTTCAATCTCAAGCGCTTTGAACCACTCACAAGCTCCTGCACAACAACCTGCTGGACCAGGACGCTCAAACGGTAGAAAACTTCCAAATACAGGAACTGCAAGTAACCAATTTGCTGGTCTTGGATTAGGAGTAGCTGCCTTGGCAACTGCCTCTCTTCTTGGCAAGAAGAAGAAATCAGCAGCTTCTGAGATGGATTTAGAAGACTAA
- the rsmI gene encoding 16S rRNA (cytidine(1402)-2'-O)-methyltransferase encodes MQIQKSFKGQSPYGKLYLVATPIGNLDDMTFRAIQTLKEVDWIAAEDTRNTGLLLKHFDISTKQISFHEHNAKEKIPDLIGFLKAGQSIAQVSDAGLPSISDPGHDLVKAAIEEEIVVVTVPGASAGISALIASGLAPQPHIFYGFLPRKSGHQKQFFETKKDYPETQIFYESPHRVADTLENMLEVYGDRSVVLVRELTKIYEEYKRGNISELLESIADTPLKGECLLIVEGASQDVEEKDEEDLFIEIQSRIQQGMKRNQAIKEVAKLYQRNKSQLYAAYHDWEENQS; translated from the coding sequence ATGCAGATTCAAAAAAGTTTTAAGGGGCAGTCTCCCTATGGCAAGCTATATCTAGTGGCAACTCCGATTGGTAATCTAGATGATATGACCTTTCGTGCCATCCAGACATTGAAAGAGGTGGACTGGATTGCTGCTGAGGACACGCGCAATACAGGTCTCTTACTCAAGCATTTTGATATTTCGACCAAACAGATCAGTTTTCATGAGCACAATGCCAAGGAAAAAATTCCTGATTTGATTGGTTTTCTGAAGGCGGGGCAAAGTATTGCTCAGGTTTCTGATGCGGGTCTGCCTAGCATCTCGGATCCTGGTCACGATTTAGTCAAGGCAGCCATCGAGGAAGAGATTGTAGTAGTGACAGTTCCAGGTGCTTCTGCAGGGATTTCTGCCTTGATTGCCAGTGGTTTGGCACCACAACCACATATCTTTTACGGTTTTTTACCGAGAAAATCAGGTCATCAAAAGCAGTTTTTTGAAACAAAAAAAGATTATCCTGAAACACAAATTTTCTATGAATCGCCCCATCGTGTAGCGGATACGTTAGAAAATATGCTAGAAGTCTACGGTGACCGCTCGGTAGTCTTGGTCAGGGAATTGACCAAAATCTATGAAGAATACAAAAGAGGAAACATCTCTGAATTGCTGGAAAGTATTGCTGATACACCGCTCAAGGGCGAGTGTCTTCTCATCGTTGAAGGTGCCAGTCAGGATGTGGAGGAAAAGGATGAGGAGGACTTGTTCATAGAAATCCAATCCCGTATCCAGCAAGGCATGAAGAGAAATCAAGCCATAAAAGAAGTTGCTAAACTCTACCAGCGGAATAAAAGTCAGCTCTATGCTGCCTACCACGACTGGGAAGAAAATCAATCTTAA
- the yabA gene encoding DNA replication initiation control protein YabA — protein sequence MDKKELFDALDDFSQQLLVTLADVEAIKKNLKSLVEENTALRLENSKLRERLGEVEADTPVKAKHVRESVRRIYKDGFHVCNDFYGQRREQDEECMFCDELLYRE from the coding sequence ATGGACAAAAAAGAATTATTTGACGCGCTGGACGATTTTTCTCAACAGTTATTAGTGACCTTGGCCGATGTGGAAGCCATCAAGAAAAATCTCAAGAGCCTGGTAGAGGAAAATACAGCTCTTCGCTTGGAAAATAGTAAGTTGCGCGAACGCTTAGGGGAGGTGGAAGCAGATACTCCCGTCAAGGCAAAGCATGTTCGTGAAAGCGTCCGTCGGATCTATAAAGACGGATTTCACGTTTGTAATGATTTTTATGGACAACGTCGAGAGCAGGACGAGGAATGTATGTTCTGTGACGAGTTGTTGTACAGGGAGTAG
- a CDS encoding DNA polymerase III subunit delta': protein MKQDQLKAWQPDQFDRFVRILEQDQLNHAYLFSGFFGSLEMAQFLAKSLFCTDKVDVLPCEKCRNCKLIEMEEFPDVTLIKPVNQVIKTERIRELVGQFSQSGIESQQQVFIIEQAEKMHPNAANSLLKVIEEPQSEVYIFFLTSDEEKMLPTIRSRTQIFHFKKQEEKLILLLEQMGLVKKKATLLAQYCQSRAEAEKLANQASFWTLVDESERLLTWLLAKKKESYLQVAKLASLADDKEKQDQVLRILEVLCGQDLLQARVRMILQDLLETRKMWQANVSFQNAMEYLVLKEI, encoded by the coding sequence ATGAAACAAGATCAACTAAAGGCTTGGCAGCCAGACCAGTTTGACCGCTTTGTCCGTATCCTAGAACAAGATCAGCTCAATCACGCCTATCTCTTTTCAGGTTTCTTTGGAAGCTTGGAAATGGCGCAGTTTTTGGCTAAGAGCCTCTTTTGTACGGATAAAGTAGACGTTTTACCATGTGAGAAATGCCGAAACTGCAAGCTGATTGAGATGGAAGAATTTCCCGATGTTACTTTGATTAAGCCAGTCAATCAGGTCATCAAGACAGAACGAATTCGGGAATTGGTGGGTCAGTTTTCCCAATCAGGGATTGAAAGCCAGCAACAGGTCTTTATTATCGAGCAGGCCGAAAAAATGCATCCCAACGCGGCCAATTCTCTGCTCAAGGTCATCGAAGAACCCCAGAGTGAAGTTTACATTTTCTTCTTGACCAGCGATGAGGAAAAGATGTTGCCGACTATCCGAAGTAGGACCCAGATTTTTCACTTTAAAAAGCAAGAAGAAAAGCTCATCTTGCTCTTAGAACAAATGGGGCTTGTCAAGAAAAAAGCGACTCTTTTAGCCCAGTATTGTCAATCACGTGCTGAAGCAGAAAAGTTGGCTAATCAGGCAAGTTTTTGGACCTTGGTCGATGAAAGTGAACGCCTGCTGACCTGGTTATTAGCCAAGAAAAAAGAAAGTTATCTTCAGGTTGCTAAATTAGCCAGCTTGGCAGATGACAAGGAAAAACAAGATCAGGTCTTGCGAATCCTCGAAGTCCTCTGTGGGCAGGATCTTCTGCAAGCAAGAGTACGGATGATTCTGCAAGATTTGCTAGAAACTAGAAAAATGTGGCAAGCCAATGTCAGCTTTCAAAACGCCATGGAATATCTGGTTTTAAAAGAAATATAA
- the tmk gene encoding dTMP kinase, with product MSKGFLVSLEGPEGAGKTSVLEALLPILEEKGVEVLTTREPGGVLIGEKIRQVILDPSHTQMDAKTELLLYIASRRQHLVEKVLPALEAGKLVIMDRFIDSSVAYQGFGRGLDIDAIDWLNHFATDGLKPDLTLYFDIDVEEGLARIAANSDREVNRLDLEGLDLHKKVRKGYLSLLDKEGNRIVKIDASLPLEQVVETTKAVLFDRMGLAK from the coding sequence ATGTCAAAAGGATTTTTAGTCTCTCTTGAGGGACCAGAGGGAGCAGGGAAAACCAGCGTTTTAGAGGCTCTGCTCCCAATTTTAGAGGAAAAAGGAGTAGAGGTGCTGACGACCCGTGAGCCAGGCGGAGTCTTGATTGGGGAGAAGATTCGTCAAGTGATTTTGGACCCAAGTCATACTCAGATGGATGCTAAGACTGAACTCCTTCTCTATATTGCCAGTCGTAGACAGCACTTGGTGGAAAAAGTTCTTCCAGCACTTGAAGCTGGCAAGTTGGTCATTATGGACCGCTTCATCGATAGTTCTGTTGCTTATCAGGGATTTGGCCGTGGCTTGGATATTGATGCCATTGATTGGCTCAATCACTTTGCGACAGATGGCCTTAAACCCGATTTGACCCTCTATTTTGATATTGACGTGGAAGAGGGGCTGGCTCGCATTGCTGCCAATAGTGACCGCGAGGTCAATCGTTTGGATTTAGAAGGATTAGACTTGCACAAAAAAGTTCGTAAAGGCTACCTTTCTCTTCTGGACAAAGAAGGAAACCGCATTGTCAAGATTGATGCGAGTCTTCCTTTGGAGCAAGTTGTGGAAACGACCAAGGCTGTCTTATTTGACAGAATGGGCTTGGCTAAATGA
- the proC gene encoding pyrroline-5-carboxylate reductase, producing MKIGFIGLGNMGASLAKAVLQAKTDAQILLANRSQAKVGAFIANFGGQASSNDEIFAEADVIFLGVKPAQFSELLSQYQAILEKRESLLLISMAAGLTLEKLASLLPSQHRIIRIMPNTPVAIGQGVISYALSPNCSVEDRELFCRLLAKAGLLVEIGEGLIDAATGLAGCGPAFVYLFIEALADAGVQTGLPRETALKMAAQTVVGAGQMVLESQQHPGVLKDQVCSPGGSTIAGVASLEEHAFRGTVMDAVHQSYKRTQELGK from the coding sequence ATGAAGATTGGATTTATCGGTTTGGGGAATATGGGAGCTAGCTTGGCTAAGGCTGTTTTGCAGGCCAAGACGGATGCTCAGATTCTCCTTGCCAATCGTAGTCAAGCTAAAGTAGGTGCTTTCATCGCCAACTTCGGTGGTCAGGCTTCCAGCAATGACGAAATCTTCGCAGAAGCAGATGTAATCTTTCTAGGAGTTAAGCCTGCGCAGTTTTCTGAACTGCTTTCTCAATACCAGGCCATTCTTGAAAAACGAGAGAGTCTTCTTTTGATTTCCATGGCGGCTGGATTGACTTTGGAAAAACTGGCAAGTCTTCTGCCAAGTCAACACCGAATTATTCGCATCATGCCCAATACACCAGTGGCTATCGGCCAAGGAGTGATTAGTTATGCCTTGTCTCCTAATTGTAGTGTTGAGGACAGGGAACTTTTTTGTCGGCTTTTAGCCAAGGCTGGTCTCTTGGTTGAAATAGGAGAAGGCTTAATAGATGCTGCGACAGGTCTTGCAGGTTGTGGACCGGCCTTTGTCTACCTCTTTATCGAGGCTTTAGCAGATGCGGGTGTGCAGACAGGATTGCCAAGAGAAACGGCCTTAAAAATGGCAGCCCAAACAGTAGTTGGTGCTGGGCAAATGGTTCTCGAAAGCCAGCAACATCCTGGAGTTTTGAAAGACCAAGTATGCAGTCCAGGTGGTTCGACTATCGCTGGTGTAGCAAGTCTGGAAGAACATGCCTTTAGAGGTACAGTCATGGACGCAGTTCATCAATCTTACAAACGAACACAAGAACTAGGTAAATAA
- a CDS encoding glutamate-5-semialdehyde dehydrogenase yields the protein MVSTQEQFEQVQAVKKSINTASETVKNQALLAMADHLLAATEEILVANALDMEVAKGKISDVMLDRLYLDEGRIEAMARGIREVVALPDPIGEVLETSRLENGLLITKKRVAMGVIGIIYESRPNVTSDAAALALKSGNAVVLRSGKDAYQTARAIVTALKKGLETTSIHPDVIQLVEDTSRESSYAMMKAKGYLDLLIPRGGAGLINAVVENAIVPVIETGTGIVHVYVDKDADEDKALSIINNAKTSRPSVCNAMEVLLVHEDKAASFLPRLERVLVKSRKEAGLEPIQFRLDSQASQFVSGQVAEAQDFDTEFLDYILAIKVVSSLEEAVAHIEAHSTHHSDAIVTENAEAAAYFTDQVDSAAVYVNASTRFTDGGQFGLGCEMGISTQKLHARGPMGLKELTSYKYVVTGNGQIRE from the coding sequence ATGGTAAGTACACAAGAACAATTTGAACAGGTACAGGCTGTTAAAAAATCAATTAACACTGCTAGTGAAACAGTGAAAAACCAAGCCTTGCTAGCCATGGCTGATCATTTATTGGCAGCTACTGAGGAGATTTTAGTGGCAAATGCCCTCGATATGGAAGTGGCCAAGGGGAAAATCTCAGATGTTATGCTAGACCGTCTTTATTTGGATGAAGGACGTATAGAAGCTATGGCAAGAGGGATTCGTGAAGTGGTTGCTTTACCAGATCCCATTGGTGAAGTCCTAGAGACAAGTCGTCTTGAAAATGGCTTGCTTATTACCAAGAAACGTGTGGCTATGGGTGTTATCGGTATTATCTATGAAAGTCGTCCAAATGTGACGTCTGATGCGGCTGCCTTGGCTCTCAAGAGTGGTAATGCAGTCGTTCTTCGTAGTGGTAAAGATGCCTATCAAACTGCCCGTGCTATTGTCACAGCCTTGAAGAAGGGCTTGGAGACGACTAGCATTCATCCTGATGTGATTCAACTAGTGGAAGATACCAGCCGTGAAAGTAGCTATGCCATGATGAAGGCCAAGGGCTATCTAGACCTTCTCATTCCTCGTGGAGGAGCTGGCTTGATCAATGCGGTGGTTGAAAATGCTATCGTGCCTGTTATCGAGACAGGAACTGGGATTGTCCATGTCTATGTGGATAAGGATGCAGATGAAGACAAGGCTCTGTCTATCATCAACAATGCTAAAACTAGCCGTCCTTCTGTCTGCAATGCTATGGAGGTCTTGCTAGTTCATGAAGACAAGGCAGCAAGCTTCCTTCCTCGCTTGGAGCGAGTGCTGGTTAAAAGTCGGAAAGAAGCCGGGCTGGAACCAATTCAATTTCGCCTAGATAGCCAAGCAAGTCAGTTTGTTTCAGGTCAAGTAGCTGAGGCCCAAGACTTTGACACCGAGTTTTTAGATTATATCCTAGCGATTAAGGTCGTGAGCAGTTTAGAAGAAGCGGTTGCGCATATTGAAGCCCACAGTACCCATCATTCAGATGCCATTGTGACGGAAAATGCTGAAGCTGCAGCCTACTTTACAGATCAAGTGGACTCAGCAGCGGTGTATGTCAATGCCTCAACGCGTTTTACTGATGGTGGGCAATTTGGTCTTGGATGTGAGATGGGGATTTCTACTCAGAAACTGCATGCGCGTGGGCCGATGGGCCTGAAGGAATTGACCAGCTACAAGTATGTGGTTACTGGTAACGGACAGATAAGGGAGTAA
- the proB gene encoding glutamate 5-kinase — translation MKYKRIVFKVGTSSLTNEDGSLSRSKVKAITQQLAMLHEAGHELILVSSGAVAAGFGALGFKKRPTKIADKQASAAVGQGLLLEEYTTNLLMRQIVSAQILLTQDDFVDKRRYKNAHQALSVLLHRGAIPIINENDSVVIDELKVGDNDTLSAQVAAMVQADLLVLLTDVDGLYTGNPNSDPTAKRLEKIETINREIIDMAGGAGSSNGTGGMLTKIKAATIATESGVPVYICSSMKSDALIEAANETKYGSFFVAQEKGLRTQKQWLAFYAQSQGTIWVDGGAAEALSKNGKSLLLSGVVEVEGNFSYHDIVTVADKETGQSLGKGRVQFGVSALEDMLRSQKAKGVLIHRDDWISITPEIQLLFTEF, via the coding sequence ATGAAGTACAAACGAATCGTCTTTAAGGTGGGGACTTCGTCCTTGACAAATGAAGACGGAAGTTTATCAAGGAGTAAAGTAAAGGCAATTACCCAACAATTAGCTATGTTGCATGAAGCTGGGCATGAGTTGATTTTGGTTTCTTCTGGGGCAGTAGCAGCTGGCTTTGGAGCTTTGGGCTTTAAAAAACGTCCGACCAAGATTGCAGATAAGCAGGCTTCGGCTGCAGTAGGACAAGGTTTACTCCTAGAAGAATACACGACTAACCTCCTCATGCGCCAAATCGTCTCCGCGCAAATCTTGCTGACACAGGATGATTTTGTAGATAAACGTCGTTATAAGAACGCCCACCAGGCTTTGTCTGTATTGCTTCATCGTGGTGCAATCCCCATCATCAATGAGAATGACAGTGTCGTCATTGACGAACTTAAGGTGGGTGATAATGACACCCTGAGTGCCCAGGTAGCGGCGATGGTCCAAGCGGATCTTTTGGTTCTCTTGACTGATGTGGACGGCCTCTATACTGGCAATCCTAATTCGGATCCAACAGCCAAACGACTTGAGAAAATCGAGACCATCAATCGTGAGATTATTGATATGGCTGGTGGAGCAGGTTCATCTAATGGGACCGGTGGGATGTTGACTAAGATCAAGGCGGCTACGATCGCGACGGAGTCGGGTGTGCCAGTCTATATCTGCTCGTCCATGAAATCAGATGCCTTGATTGAGGCAGCGAACGAGACCAAGTACGGTTCCTTCTTTGTTGCGCAAGAGAAGGGTCTTCGTACCCAGAAACAATGGCTAGCCTTCTATGCTCAAAGTCAGGGAACGATTTGGGTAGATGGTGGAGCCGCAGAAGCACTTTCAAAAAACGGGAAAAGCCTCCTTTTATCAGGTGTGGTAGAAGTGGAAGGGAACTTCTCTTACCATGATATTGTCACAGTAGCAGATAAAGAAACAGGTCAATCTCTTGGAAAGGGACGTGTCCAATTTGGCGTTTCAGCCCTAGAAGATATGCTCCGTTCTCAAAAAGCTAAGGGAGTCTTGATTCACCGTGATGACTGGATTTCCATCACTCCTGAAATCCAGCTGCTCTTTACAGAATTTTAG